The following DNA comes from Paraburkholderia sp. PGU19.
GGTGGAGTCGACGGGCGACCTCGGCGCTGTCGCGCATCTTGAGCACGTCAAGCGACGCTACTGGGGACGCTATGTGGCCTCGGCGGTGATCGTGGTGCTGCTCGGGTATATCGCGCTGGCGTTTGCGCATGGCCAGATCGAGTGGCGCTACGTCGGGCGCTTTCTCACGGCACGCTCGATCCTCGTCGGGCTGGGCAACACGATCGTGATGACGGTACTCGCGATGGCGCTGGGTATCGCGCTCGGCGTCATCACGGCGATCATGCGGCTGTCGACCAACCCGGTGCTGCAGGCGGTGGCGCAAGGTTATGTGTGGCTGTTTCGCGGCACGCCGGTGATTTTGCAGCTGCTGCTGTGGTTCAACCTCGCGCTGGTGTTTCCCACGCTGGGCATTCCGGGCCTGTTCACGGTGCGCACGGTCGACGTGATGACGCCGTTCCTCGCGGCGCTGCTGGGGCTCGGCATCAACCAGGGTGCGTACACCTCGGAAGTGGTGCGCGCGGGGCTGCTGTCGGTGGACACGGGGCAGTACGAGGCGGCGAAGTCGATCGGCATGGCGCGGCTGCACGCGTTGCGCCGGATCATCCTGCCGCAGGCGATGCGGGTGATCGTGCCGCCGATCGGCAACGAGCTGGTGGGGATGGTGAAGCTGACGTCGCTGGCGAGCGTGATCCAGTACGCGGAGATGCTGCACAACGCGCAGAACATCTACTACGCGAATGCGCGGGTGATCGAACTGCTGATGGTGGCGGGCATCTGGTATCTGGCGGTGGTGACGGTGCTGTCGTTCGTGCAGTCGCGGGTGGAGCGGCACTATGCACGCGGCGCGGGCCGCGCATCGGGGCGGCAATGAGCGCGATGAACGGGAGAGAGAAGATGAATCCGATCGTACGCGCGGTGGACGTGCGCAAGTCGTATGGCGAGTTCAGGGCACTGCAGGGGATCACGCTCGACGTGGCGCGCGGCGAAGTGCTGTGCGTGATCGGGCCGTCGGGCTCGGGCAAGAGCACGTTCCTGCGGTGTATCAACCAGCTGGAGCAGATCAGCGACGGCGCGCTATGGGTCAATGGCGAACTCGCGGGTTACCGGCGCGAGGGCAACAGACTGTATGAGCTGTCGGAGCGTCAGGTGGCGCGCCAGCGGCTGTCAACGGGGATGGTGTTCCAGCGCTTCAACCTGTTTCCGCACAAGACGGCGCTGGAGAACGTGATCGAAGGCCCGGTGCAGGTGCTCAAACGCAAGCGTGCCGAAGCGGAAGAGGAAGCGAGGGCGTTACTTGCACGCGTCGGGCTGGCGCACAAGTGTGACGCGTTTCCAGTCGAGTTGTCGGGCGGGCAGCAGCAGCGTGTCGCGATTGCACGGGCGCTGGCGATGCATCCGCAGCTGATGCTGTTCGACGAGCCGACGTCGGCGCTGGACCCGGAGCTGGTGGGTGAAGTGCTGGCGGTGATGCGCGATCTGGCGAAAAGCGGCATGACGATGATCGTGGTGACGCATGAGCTGGGCTTCGCACGCGAGGTGGCGAACCGTGTGCTGTTCATGGATCAGGGGCAAGTGGTGGAAACAGGCACGCCCGATCAGGTGTTCTCCAACCCGCAGCAGGCCCGTACACGGGACTTCATTTCGGCCGTGCTGTCGTGAACTGACCAGCGGGATTCAGATGTCTCCCGCTTCGACTTGCTACAACTACTCAACGGAGTTTTCATGAACGTATCTCGTCATCTACGCCGGATTGCCGTGCTGGCCATCAGTGCGGTTGCGCTGTACACGCCGCTATCCCATGCGCAAAGCGGCGCTCAGTCCATCGGCAAGAGCGTACTCGTCGCGGCCATCGTGCCAAACTATCCGCCGTTCGAGTACAAGGATCCGGCAACCGATCAACTGATGGGCTTTGATGTTGATCTCGGTGAAGCGCTGGCCGCAAAGCTCGGCGTGAAGATCGAATGGCAGGAAACGAGCTTCGACCAGATGATGAGCGCGCTGAACACGCATCGCGTCGATGTCATCCTCTCGGGGATGACCGACCTGCCTGCGCGCCGCGAAGCGGTGAATTTCCTCGACTACATCACGACGGGCCCGCAGTTCTATACGCTTAAGACCCGCGCCAATGCTTTCCCTTCGATGGACGCGTTGTGCGGCAAGACGGTCGGTACAAGCAGGCGAACGTCCTTCCCCGACGATATCGCTCGCTGGAGTAACGAGCATTGCGTGAAGGCGGGCAAGCCGGCGATCAAGGTGATCGGCACCGATGGCTCGTCGGATGCGCGGATGCAACTGCGGCAGAACCGCATCGATGCAGCGGTGCAGGGCGGTGAGACCTTGCCTTATCAGAACTCGGTGGAGCAGAATGCGTACGCACCGATCGGCCAGCCTTTTATGTCCCAATACACAGCCATTGGGATGTCCAAGGACAACCCTCGCCTGACAGCTGCACTGACAACGGCCTTTGACCAACTCGTCGCCGACGGGACGTACGCGAAGATTCTCGCGAAATGGGGTCTGCAGCAGCATGCCGTGCCGAAGGCTATGATGAACGCGGGTACCTGAACTATCAGTAGCCTGGTCGCGCGCCCGACTTCGATAACGCTGACTATAGTGGCCGTTAGCGGATGGTCATGCGTGCGACCACTTTGGCCGAAGAGCCTTCATCGGGCATCATGCGGACCAGACAATAATAGGGCGGGCTGTATCGAACTTTAGACTTGCTCTAGCGCAAACTGAGCCAATAGCCATCCGGCGCAGCGCGGTCAAAAGCTGCCGTTCGGGTACTCGAACCCGATTGCGCTCCGTGCGCCAAGCCACATAACCAGCTTGCACCGCCGCGTATATTCAGAATGTCAAAGAGAGCGATTGCGCCAGGCAAACTCCCATCTGCCGCGCCGAAGCGTCAAATCATCGCCGCCCCGTTGGTCTGGTTGCGCCGCCATCGAGCGTAACCTGTACATTGCTCATCTGGAGGCTTGAAATGAACAAGCTGCTCGTCATTCTGCTTCTTATCCCCGCTGTCACGGCATTTGCGCAGGGCACGGCATTCCCTGACGGTGCCACGACACCAAGTGCGGCTGACATTCAGCAACGCCTCGCTGGAAAAGCATTCGACATCAAGCTCGCAGACGGCAGCATGTGGCATGTCCAATACGGCAACGGAAGCGACTACGATTTCAAGTCGAGCAAGGGATTCGCTGATCACGGCGACTGGAAAGCAGAAGATGGCAAGGTCTGCAGCAAGGGAAGCAAGATGCCGTACGCCTGCAACGAGGTACGCGTGAAGGGCGACGACCTGTACCTCAAGCGCGATAGCGGTGAGATCGTGCAATTTATCGAGGCGCATTAAACGTCGTCGCGGATGACGTGACGGTCCGGTCGGCCACCGTCTGGCGCTTTTTCGCGGTTGGGCAATCGCATCGTTGGTGTCGGACTGCGCCGGCGGCTCGTAGGCCGCGAACGCCGCTCTTTTCAAAAGACCCCCGGGGTGCGTCGAGCCATTATGCACATGCATTAGCACATGCGACGCATGGGTCACAACCGTCCGTCAGTCATCACCATTAGCAGCGCCAATCCCAAATCTATTTCGGCATCAGGCAACTATCTCTTTGCTGGATAGGTGCACACCGTGCCGGATATCGATGCATTCAATCTCAACACTATGCAATAGGAATCAGCGAAAGTGATTCGTTAGCGAACTCACACGTGATCGACTTCTTTTCGCCTCTGTATCGTCATTGGCACCCTATATTTTCTTTCCGTCGTAACGCTTTGTAATAGAGGCAGCATCTCCACAAAGGCTGCCCGTTGTTTCCACACGCCACATTGCTGCTTGCTCATTCGGGTAACGTCATGGAGGCGTTCGTGAAAAGTATTGTCAATGCAATTGGTTCATCAACACTTAAAGGCGGCTTGCTTTGCAGCGCCATTTCCGTCGCGCTCGCCGCGGCCATCTGGCCGGTTGTCGCGCAGAGCCAGCAGCAGGCTGCTGCTGCGGCGGCGGCGAACACCGCGTCGCCGATCAGGCACGTCATCGTGATCGTCGGCGAGAACCGCACGTTCGACCACGTATTCGGCGCTTATACGCCGCGCCAGGGGCAGACGGTGGCGAACCTGCTGTCCAAGGGCATCATCACGGCCGATGGCCGCGCTGGGCCGAACTTCGCATTGGCCGCGCAATACATGGCCAGCGCGACAGACCCGAAGCGCTTCGAGATGGCGCCTGGTGGCAAACAGCCCTATCCGATGCTGCCGGCACCCAATACGGGCGGTACGGCGAGCGCGCCGAGCGATACCAGCCCGCCGCCGTTCGCCACGCTCGCCGTGGCGCAGGCCGTCGAGGGCGCAATGATCGAGCCTTGGGATGTCGTGCACCTGACCACGGGTGCGACCGGCGTGCCGCAGCATAGCGTCGATACGCGCTTCGGCTCGAACACATATAACCTGCCGAACGGACCGTATCAGATCTCGCGTGTCGGTCCCGACTATGACCAGTACATCAACAGCCCGGTGCACCGCTTTTACCAGAACTGGCAACAGGCCGATTGCAGCATCGATCACGCGACGCTCGACAATCCGAGCGGTTGCCAGATGGATCTGTTCGCGTGGGTAGAAACGTCGGTGGGCGCCGGTTCGAACGGCAATCCACAGCCCGCGAACTTCAACGACGAGACCACGGGCGAAGGCGCGACCGCACTCGGCTATTACAACGTGAATACCGGCGACATGCCGTATTTCACGCATCTCGCGCGCCAGTTCACGATCAGCGATAACTATCACCAGCCGGTGATGGGCGGCACGGGCGCGAACAGCATCATGATCGGCACCGCCGATGCGCTCTACTACACGGACGGCAGCGGCAATGCCACGAAGCCGCCGGTGAATCAGATCGAGAATCCACTGCCGCAGCCGAACACCAACAACTGGTACACGCAGGACGGCTATTCGGGCGGCACGTACAGCAACTGCTCGGACAGTCATCAGCCTGGTGTCGGCGCGCTGCGCCATTATCTTGATCGCTTGCCGTACAAGCCGGAAGCGAAGTGCGCGCCGAACACGTATTA
Coding sequences within:
- a CDS encoding amino acid ABC transporter ATP-binding protein, with amino-acid sequence MNGREKMNPIVRAVDVRKSYGEFRALQGITLDVARGEVLCVIGPSGSGKSTFLRCINQLEQISDGALWVNGELAGYRREGNRLYELSERQVARQRLSTGMVFQRFNLFPHKTALENVIEGPVQVLKRKRAEAEEEARALLARVGLAHKCDAFPVELSGGQQQRVAIARALAMHPQLMLFDEPTSALDPELVGEVLAVMRDLAKSGMTMIVVTHELGFAREVANRVLFMDQGQVVETGTPDQVFSNPQQARTRDFISAVLS
- a CDS encoding ABC transporter substrate-binding protein, coding for MNVSRHLRRIAVLAISAVALYTPLSHAQSGAQSIGKSVLVAAIVPNYPPFEYKDPATDQLMGFDVDLGEALAAKLGVKIEWQETSFDQMMSALNTHRVDVILSGMTDLPARREAVNFLDYITTGPQFYTLKTRANAFPSMDALCGKTVGTSRRTSFPDDIARWSNEHCVKAGKPAIKVIGTDGSSDARMQLRQNRIDAAVQGGETLPYQNSVEQNAYAPIGQPFMSQYTAIGMSKDNPRLTAALTTAFDQLVADGTYAKILAKWGLQQHAVPKAMMNAGT
- a CDS encoding amino acid ABC transporter permease; this translates as MVSASNQQGALPVNAGQHAVESTGDLGAVAHLEHVKRRYWGRYVASAVIVVLLGYIALAFAHGQIEWRYVGRFLTARSILVGLGNTIVMTVLAMALGIALGVITAIMRLSTNPVLQAVAQGYVWLFRGTPVILQLLLWFNLALVFPTLGIPGLFTVRTVDVMTPFLAALLGLGINQGAYTSEVVRAGLLSVDTGQYEAAKSIGMARLHALRRIILPQAMRVIVPPIGNELVGMVKLTSLASVIQYAEMLHNAQNIYYANARVIELLMVAGIWYLAVVTVLSFVQSRVERHYARGAGRASGRQ
- a CDS encoding alkaline phosphatase family protein, coding for MEAFVKSIVNAIGSSTLKGGLLCSAISVALAAAIWPVVAQSQQQAAAAAAANTASPIRHVIVIVGENRTFDHVFGAYTPRQGQTVANLLSKGIITADGRAGPNFALAAQYMASATDPKRFEMAPGGKQPYPMLPAPNTGGTASAPSDTSPPPFATLAVAQAVEGAMIEPWDVVHLTTGATGVPQHSVDTRFGSNTYNLPNGPYQISRVGPDYDQYINSPVHRFYQNWQQADCSIDHATLDNPSGCQMDLFAWVETSVGAGSNGNPQPANFNDETTGEGATALGYYNVNTGDMPYFTHLARQFTISDNYHQPVMGGTGANSIMIGTADALYYTDGSGNATKPPVNQIENPLPQPNTNNWYTQDGYSGGTYSNCSDSHQPGVGALRHYLDRLPYKPEAKCAPNTYYLLNNYNPGYNGDGTVNTSSFTIPPSPVRTIADTLIEKNISWKYYGEGWNTFVKTPATSVYCNICNPFLYETAIMTNPAFVNAHLQDTTDLYTDIANGTLPAVSFVKPGGLLDGHPESSKFGLFESFVHKLVDTVQRDPSLWASTAILITTDEGGGYYDSGYIQPLDFFGDGPRIPMIVVSPYSRGGRVVHQYSDHASIVKFIERNWHLKPITHRSRDNLPNPIQLQTHPYVPVNAPAIGDLFDAFEFPRTP